The window acagagatttgggaTCTAGGAGTGCCtgcacagggaaacacctgcaggaggaaaatctccaggaagcagagagaagatcagggaaggagagaaaaccaaacccagaaatgctgaggcagggagagtttagagatgtccagaggatcccctccagtgcagcccctccctctgcacaagccccctccctcctgtgccccagccaagcctctgccctcagggccggggctccaaggcgtgcagcccctcctgtgcaggcagagctgcagcagagccgtggggcagctctgcagccccgggcccagttccctctgcagagcacagggctaggagcagctgcccggcactgggggctctggcagggggcacagctggctcagggtgacacagctgtccccagtgcccggctctgggcagtgctggcagtgcagccagggaaggagctgcacctcccttcatccagtgccatcagaaggacacttggaagtgtccctgagatttcagtccaagctgggagcttcaatcCAGGGTGCAAACATGTCGTAGAGTATCTCTGAGTTATAAGATTCACGGGAAAAGGCAGAGGTGTTGTGACActggaaatgctgctgggttgTTGAAATGAGAAACGTGAGTCCTTGGCTCCAAATGTGGAGCGGGGCTGGGGTGGATCAATCTGCTCTCAGCAGTACTTGGGGGTTTTAGGGGAAGTGTGGAAGGTGATCACCCTCCTCTGAGAAAGGATAGTCCAGAGAAAACTGAATAGGTCAGAATGACAGACCATCTCCCCTCACTCTTCTCTCATCACTCTGCCTCACAGAACTTGCTCTGTTGTccctgggggaagcagaaacaCGGAGATTTTGATATCAGAGAATACTGGGAAAAATATTGGGGAGCTTATAAAGAAAACCCCAGAACTCTTAAACAAAAAAGTGTGTCCATGTCTCCTACAGAGGAGGGTGTATGGGAAATGGCTTTGATTTTGGTTACAGGTATCTCCTCTATCTCTTCACTGTCcttttctccatgaacaggtgcccatgtgcagccacagcaaatgtccaacagcagctccatcagccacttcctcctgctggcactggcagacacgcggcagctgcagctcctgcacttctgcctcttcctgggcatctccctggctgccctcctgggcaacggcctcatcatcagcgccgtagcctgcggccaccacctgcacacggccatgttcttcttcctgctcaacctggccctcagcgacctgggctccatctgcaccactgtccccaaagccatgcacaattccctctgggacaccagaaacatctcctacacaggatgtgctgcacaactatttttttttgccttcttcatCGGATCAGAATtttccctcctgaccatcatgtgctatgaccgctacgtgtccatctgcaaacccctgcactacgggaccctcctgggcagcagagcttgtgctcacatggcagcagctgcctgggccagtggctttctcaatgctctgctgcaaacagccaatacattttccctgcccctgtgccatggcaatgtcctgggccagttcttctgtgatatcccacagatcctcaagctctcctgctccaattcccacctcagggaacttgggcttatTGCTGTTACTGCATGTTTGCTCTTCggatgttttgtgttcattgttttctcctatgtgcagatcttcagggttgtgctgaggatcccctctgagcagggacggcacaaagccttttccacctgcctccctcacctggccgtggtctccTTGTTCCTCAGCACTATTATGTTTGCTCATCTGAAGCCCCCCTCtatctcctccccatccctggatctgtccctgtcagttctgtactcggtggtgcctccagccctgaaccccctcatctacagcctgaggaacaaGGAGCTCAAGTCTGCAGTgtggagactgatgactggatgctttcaggaacattaaactgctggccaatttctgccatcacttgtaataaaagtcaTCTTTGATAATTCTTGATGGTTTGGTTATGGATTGTTTTAccctttgttttacttttttcataTCGTCCACAATAAATGTCATTGTTTGtgccatttttaatttttagtagtTTTCAAGGAACTAAAGGATCTTCCAAGAATGATTTCTGCAAAGACGTCATTTTGTTgccatccctggagctgcagcagcaatgtttttgtgcagagctggggcagatcagtgatggcacagcagctctgctcctgctggccacaccattcctgacccaggccaggagccattgcccttcttggccacctaggcacactgctggcttgtgtccagcctgctgtccatcagtccctgcaggtccctttctgcctggctgctgtccagcccctctgtccccagcctgtaccactgcaggggttgttgtggccaaagtgcaggacccggcacttggatttgttaaacctcaccttgttggatttgggccctggatccagcctgtccagggccctgtgcagagccctcctaccctccagcagatcaacactcccagcCAGCTATGTGTGCCcagggttccatgaggccccagagtgtcccaatggtgtccatgattccatgagtcctcccagtgtcacaatgtccctttggttccatgggaccccttgatgtcacaaagtcccttggatcctcgggccctgcagtgtcaccaggataaaatcccagttctctcagccgctcctcacaggacttttGCTGCAGACCCCTCACCAGGCTTGCTGCCTTTCTCTGGACACATTCCAGCCCTCCAGGTCCTTCCAAAACtgggggcccagaactggacacagcactcgaggtgctgcccaaccagtgccaagcacaggggaagaatcagtgccctgctcctgctggccacatcaTTCCTGATCCATAGGAGTGCCAGGGTATGAAAGACTGAAATGTGGCGAGGGGGTGGGGACAAAAGAGTGATTGAATGTCAGTCACCAAGAGTCTTGATTCTCATATATGTTTAGACTGCATTAGAAGGTGCTGGGGATCAATATCAATTGGACATTGATTATATCAATCgataaacaggaaaagaaaacaggacaaaaccATTATCTCTTCGCTGTTTTCAATGTACATTATAATTGAATACATTTCTCAAATCTGTCTTATTAGCCACAGAAGAGTTGACAACTTCAATTATTCCCAGGTGATTTTCTTCTTTGGGCATTTTAAACAAATGTTTATGAGCTTTtctcactgaattcctgaactgaagagctcaagaaaagaaaaggcctctggagcagtaaaatcCATCAGCTACCTCCATGTGGCTGAGGATGCATctccatcagagcagcaatgagcagaaatgggctcagctttgtggctgccccagctctgggatgggccctgggcctggagcaggagcagctctggagggccccagggccggggctcttgtgctggcctgggcagatgggatggcagcaggggctgcagagctctcagcacctcaggcagaggggagcagggcagccagggagctcctttggccttggccaagccccttcccccatggtggggctgagtcctggctgagctgcagctgctgctgtgcccttggcaggggctgaggccgtggggcagtgcccagagcagcctgggctgagcagagctgtggggccagagccggctgggctgtgctggggagaggcccttggtgctgcccagagctcagggcagctggcagagctggcagggagctgggctgggctgggagagcctggcacagaaaccatcagtggcCATGGCTGTactggagaccaaggctggagcagggaaatgcagggctgctgtgccatggggagggcatggaattccagcacacacctcagctctctgatgatcccggcaccgtgctgggccctgttccagactggagcagagcagatgttgatggcacaggagccctgcggggctggcagggacctgcagcttgcaaggtgctctgctctccctcagctcctctctgagagatccaatcccagctcggcacctcagggcacaagtggcactACCTGTTCATGcgcacacagctgatgtctgcctggaaaCAGGCACAGGTGTTAATACCTGTTAGATTCAAAACATACCTGTACATCTTTATTATCTGGGAAATTTGAGTACTTTTAGGAAATGGCAAAATCTTACCACCCGGCATGGGAATTTCCTGGAAAtatactgatggcaggagaaatAATACTAATATTACTCTTGACTTCTGTCACCAATATTCTGTTtattctttcctctccctcttccttcagcTTTTTCCAGCTCTTGTGTTGAAATAGCCAtttctaaggacatctcttcactAGACCAGATGGATCTATATCATTCCTCTTCCTCCAAGATTTCCTCCTCTAAGTGCTCTCTGGTCATTCAAGGGCCTCTCAGCTGACTGGTTTCATGCTTTGATCTTCAGGGCATTGTCCACTCTTTCTAAAGttcaaataaatataatatcaGTCAACATCCTTattgtgtttatatctatcaaataattacattttcttataTGTTTATCTAAAACTGTTCCTGTAGAGAAATCCCTTGGGCATGGAGGACATGTCAAATGCTGCTGGGACATCACCgagagctgagggaagagctgtgatggTTATTAAACTGTTCCAATGTTCAACTTGTGTTTGatggcaagaaacctttctgtgcctctgagtttcaccatccctgagcccaaaggacacaaacctgatgagttgtggttcccactgcaggggcacctggaccttggctctgcacaggagagctcttcatccactttccctcttttcctccctctggccatggagggagctcctgccTTCAGACTGTGACTcgtgtgtgcaaagagcaaatctgggcaaaatcggggcagggagggtttggggggaccttggtatctgtgctgggcacagaaggtgttttccattgctctgaggCTGTCTGCTGTGCACTGTGGATTTAAtagccagcagaggaatgacttttgcatttggtggagctgtgccttccccaggctttgttggctggcaataaatgaacatccctctgtgtctggggcagctccttctccaaggaaagcaggtgggagtgggagccaaggagctgaaaccttcaggtgcagcctgggctggagggagctcagatttgcacaaggctgctctgagtgccagggctgggatgtaggaaatggtggggtgggggtagggacagagtctgatggattgtcagccacaAAGGGTCTTGATTTATCTTCACCAACTTTAAACCTGTTCTATTTTGAGTTAATCAAAATGTTCAAGAGGAGAGAAGTAGAAGATGAAGATAGAAAAGAGAGAATGACAAAATAGATACAGAGAAGCTCACATACAGCTAccaactcctggattccagcaatgttcagctggaaattccaagaggagggagggtcaagatgtgtgcttgccttgtggtcagccttaaataccccttggtcttcctgggccttcccccaggtgggacttggggtcatttggtcactcaggagctgggctggggctccacaggtggctgtggagcattgcctgtgctgtgccagggactggcagacactgctgggctgggatagaggctctggggggattggagttccagggcagggcaaggctgggttccagggcagggctggacctgcccctttCTCCCccacacatgaaatgtttccagccaacaatctcctccagtctgtcacaacagtcaacatgggaggtgaaatcccaatatggccattggcacctgcaggagaaggacagagccccactgtttggaaggcaggtgagagcctctttaggccaaggccagccagacttttcaggaatggcagattttgtccgCGGGCAACCTTTGGAGATAGGGAATTTTGAAGACAATCCCAATTtaggccatgggcacctggacaagcaggacagttctttcccaaAGGAAGGAAAGTGTGGAGCCTTCCCCCGTGTTTTGGAGGCAGATAAGCAGTGACCCTTACCAAACGACTGCCTGCCAGATTTGTCCTGGCAATATGCCCATGGGAACAATTCCTGGATATAAGGAaatggaggtgaaatcccaattctGGCCATGTGTGCctagaggagaaggagagttcttttccataggaaggaaagccctgagccccagtgcttcaatAGCAGATGAGAAGAGACCCTCAagatgccaaggtcagctgtcAGGTAGCTCCTGGGAagccaaaccagccagacctgttccgtGTTCCCTTGATTCCATGGGCccctgcagtgtcccagtgATCTCCGTGGCTccccaggccccacagtgtcacgggactcctctgttccatgaggccacaatgtcacaatggacctttggaccctgggggtttgtggtgtcacaatggttTCCTTTGGctccccagtgtcacaatggagcactgatgacacgaggccctgcagtgtcacaatggacttttggttccctgcagccctgcagtgccacaaaggcctcttggtttcacgaggccccacagtgtcacaatggacctttggttctgtggggacccccagggtcacaatggtctcactggtgccatgaggcctcacagtatcacaatgctttgcttattccaCGGGGcttcacagtgtcccaatggtctccatgatcccatgagtccctcagtgtcacaatggtctccttggttccatggtgccccacagtgtcacaatggtcccttggtttcACAGGCCccatagtgtcacaatggacccttggttccatgaggctgtGAAGTCACTTAATggtgtctccatgattccatgagttcttgcaatgtcacaatggcccTTTGGATCCCTGGGGTCTCTCAGTGtaacaatggccccttggtcccATGATACCCCAGAGAGTCATGACAGTCTCCATGGTTCCCTGAGGCCCCatggtgtcacaatggccccttggtttcacaggccccacagtgtcacaatggtcccttggtctcacaggccccacagtgtcacaatggtcccttggttccatggtgccccacagtgtcacaatggtcccttggttccatggttcctgtgctggtgcattcccccctccccttctcaggctgccctgccagatgagaaatgctcgctggcctcagccttggccagcagcccctgggctcagctcctctggagctcagcacaaacacgctctgctccaggcactgctgctgcccagccagctcctggctgctttaggagcagcctgggaactCTTTGTGTTCCCTcggtggcacaacatccctgttctcaccctgccaaagaaagctgctgatgccaagtgcggccaggatgaaacatggctgggactgcagcccctctcttggaGCCCGACAAAcagcgctccaaaaggagcccttggagctctcctgggccagcgactccctctgagtggggcctctccgagccgggaactctcccgtttgctgcactCGGGGATCCCCAACAACAAGGGAAcctgggccgatccccccactcctccaggctcaacccttccctgctggggagatgccaaagcatcctcatggagcatttccctgccctcaggggaatttctcacaggtgccttgcactgactctctgtgtctgtgtgcacacaggagtgcctgtgctggggaaatgtggcagaaatgctgctctctgaggggtctgagtgccttggatagctgagccagtcaggcctgtaagtgagGTTAAATTATGAGGTCTAAGTTAAGTGAAATGCTTCTAAGAGTTGTCCTTTTGCTAAGTTGTTATGTTTAATATAGGCTGAgttaaatattgttaaatgttattcctgttttaaattgcatagtTATAGGTTATAAGTtaggttaaatactgttaagctcttctcttttgctaaattgtgaCTGTGAAGCTATCATTTAAGGTTAAGGTGtaagttaagtcctgttaagttggagctctgttaagcttttaggccatattccttttatccttgccctcactgcccttttgtcacacacacacacacacacacacagagagacagTTCTCGattcatttctggtttgattgcctggattttgtttggttttgttgttgctttgtttccttgctgtgcctgaagtgtccagtcaggagcagagtgactcttgccaaggaactttgtgctgttgtcactttaatattaaatctggtttttgctggggattttttcagtgctctcaagccctcgttggtcacagggtgaaggagccctggcccaggctctggccctgggggacacggggacgctgccagggggtccctgtgcccctgtcccaccccccatggctccagcccccgtccccgtgtcaggctctggggtcgatctcatggaacatcctctgggggaggctgcggcgccgggggcggg of the Lonchura striata isolate bLonStr1 unplaced genomic scaffold, bLonStr1.mat Scaffold_92, whole genome shotgun sequence genome contains:
- the LOC144248843 gene encoding olfactory receptor 14J1-like; its protein translation is MSNSSSISHFLLLALADTRQLQLLHFCLFLGISLAALLGNGLIISAVACGHHLHTAMFFFLLNLALSDLGSICTTVPKAMHNSLWDTRNISYTGCAAQLFFFAFFIGSEFSLLTIMCYDRYVSICKPLHYGTLLGSRACAHMAAAAWASGFLNALLQTANTFSLPLCHGNVLGQFFCDIPQILKLSCSNSHLRELGLIAVTACLLFGCFVFIVFSYVQIFRVVLRIPSEQGRHKAFSTCLPHLAVVSLFLSTIMFAHLKPPSISSPSLDLSLSVLYSVVPPALNPLIYSLRNKELKSAVASQLTGFML